A genomic stretch from Erigeron canadensis isolate Cc75 chromosome 9, C_canadensis_v1, whole genome shotgun sequence includes:
- the LOC122581282 gene encoding ATP-citrate synthase beta chain protein 1-like isoform X3, whose protein sequence is MAVGRQLFSHTTQALVYYYKQLPIQNMLDFDFLCGRETPSVAAIINPAGAGGFHNLFFGQHQILIPLYSSAATSSKLALTQATIRIVAIIADGIPESDLMELIDYAKSNNKIVIGPATIGAIKAGAFKIGDTGGTIDNIIQFKLYRPGSIGFVSNSGGMANELYHMIARVTDGIHEGITIGGDAFPICMISDHVLRFNNIYQVKMIVVVVEAVQSLVEVLTSGKINKPVCVLWINNVRLFKSGDQFNISQGDESSCGQLEALKDAGAIVSSSYETFEVSIKQTFNKLTEEGKIVPIIKEVTPPQIPEDLTTAMKSGKVRVPTRIVSTISDERGVDVQYAGVPLCVMLEKGMGIGDVISLLWFKRSLPHYCTKFMEICIILCADHGPCVSGAHNSIVTSRAGKDLVSCLVSGLLTIGPRFGGAVDDAARYFKDAYDRNLSPYEFVEGMKKKGIRVPGIGHRIKRGDNRDKRVELLQQFGYTNFPSTKYMDYAVKVETYTLSKANNLVMNIDGAIATLFLDLLAGSGLFSKQEIDEIVSIGYLNGLFVLARSIGLIGHTLDQKRLKQPLYRHPWEDVLYACHVK, encoded by the exons atggccgtCGGACGTCAACTTTTCAGCCATACAACACAAGCATTGGTCTATTACTATAAACAACTACCAATTCAAAACATGCTTGATTTTGATTTCCTTTGCG ggAGGGAAACACCATCAGTTGCTGCAATCATTAACCCTGCTGGTGCTGGCGGATTTCATAACTTATTTTTTGGCCAACACCAAATCCTCATACCACTCTATTCTAg TGCTGCTACATCATCCAAGCTTGCACTTACACAAGCTACCATCAGAATAGTAGCTATTATAGCTGACGGTATCCCTGAATCAGACCTCATGGAACTGATTGATTATGCCAAGTCAAACAACAAG ATTGTTATCGGGCCAGCAACTATTGGTGCTATTAAAGCAGGAGCTTTCAAAATCGGTGACACTGGTGGAACAATTGACAATATTATTCAATTCAAGCTGTATAGACCTGGCTCTATCGGTTTTGTATCCAATTCT GGTGGCATGGCTAATGAGTTATACCACATGATCGCACGTGTGACCGATGGAATCCATGAAG GTATTACTATCGGAGGAGATGCTTTCCCAATCTGTATGATCTCCGATCATGTTTTGCGTTTCAACAACATCTATCAG GTAAAGATGATAGTTGTGGTTGTGGAAGCCGTGCAGTCCTTAGTAGAAGTTCTTACATCAGGAAAAATCAACAAACCAGTATGTGTATTATGGATCAATAATGTGCGGCTCTTCAAGTCTGGGGATCAATTCAATATTTCT CAGGGAGACGAGAGCAGTTGTGGTCAATTGGAAGCTCTTAAGGATGCCGGGGCAATTGTCTCCTCATCATACGAAACATTTGAAGTTTCAATCAAACAAACATTTAACAAGTTG ACCGAGGAAGGCAAGATTGTGCCAATTATTAAGGAAGTCACTCCTCCTCAAATCCCCGAGGATCTCACCACAGCAATGAAGAGTGGAAAAGTGAGAGTGCCAACTCGTATCGTGTCAACCATTTCTGACGAAAGAG GTGTAGATGTACAATATGCTGGAGTACCATTATGCGTTATGCTTGAAAAAGGAATGGGGATTGGTGATGTCATTTCCTTATTATGGTTCAAACGAAGTCTTCCCCACTACTGCACAAAATTCATGGAG ATTTGTATCATATTATGTGCTGATCATGGTCCATGTGTATCTGGTGCTCACAACTCTATTGTAACTTCAAGGGCTGGAAAAGATCTTGTATCCTGTCTAGTTTCTG GCTTGCTAACAATCGGCCCCCGTTTTGGTGGTGCCGTTGATGATGCTGCTCGGTATTTCAAGGATGCTTATGACAGG AATCTTTCGCCATATGAGTTTGTTGAAGGTATGAAAAAGAAGGGTATTCGTGTTCCAGGAATAGGACATAG GATTAAGAGAGGCGATAACAGAGATAAACGAGTGGAGTTGCTTCAACAGTTTGGTTACACGAATTTCCCGTCAACCAAGTACATGGATTATGCAGTTAAGGTTGAGACCTACACTCTATCGAAGGCAAACAACTTGGTGATGAATATAGACGGTGCCATTGCTACCCTTTTCTTGGATCTGCTTGCTGGTAGTGGGTTATTTAGCAAACAAGAAATCGACGAGATAGTAAGCATTGGTTACCTCAACGGGCTCTTCGTGTTGGCTCGTTCAATCGGTCTCATTGG GCATACATTAGATCAGAAGAGGTTGAAGCAGCCGCTGTATCGTCATCCTTGGGAAGATGTTCTTTATGCCTGCCATGTGAAATGA
- the LOC122581282 gene encoding ATP-citrate synthase beta chain protein 1-like isoform X1 → MAVGRQLFSHTTQALVYYYKQLPIQNMLDFDFLCGRETPSVAAIINPAGAGGFHNLFFGQHQILIPLYSSVEDACAVHPTADVFIDFGSHRSAATSSKLALTQATIRIVAIIADGIPESDLMELIDYAKSNNKIVIGPATIGAIKAGAFKIGDTGGTIDNIIQFKLYRPGSIGFVSNSGGMANELYHMIARVTDGIHEGITIGGDAFPICMISDHVLRFNNIYQVKMIVVVVEAVQSLVEVLTSGKINKPVCVLWINNVRLFKSGDQFNISQGDESSCGQLEALKDAGAIVSSSYETFEVSIKQTFNKLTEEGKIVPIIKEVTPPQIPEDLTTAMKSGKVRVPTRIVSTISDERGVDVQYAGVPLCVMLEKGMGIGDVISLLWFKRSLPHYCTKFMEICIILCADHGPCVSGAHNSIVTSRAGKDLVSCLVSGLLTIGPRFGGAVDDAARYFKDAYDRNLSPYEFVEGMKKKGIRVPGIGHRIKRGDNRDKRVELLQQFGYTNFPSTKYMDYAVKVETYTLSKANNLVMNIDGAIATLFLDLLAGSGLFSKQEIDEIVSIGYLNGLFVLARSIGLIGHTLDQKRLKQPLYRHPWEDVLYACHVK, encoded by the exons atggccgtCGGACGTCAACTTTTCAGCCATACAACACAAGCATTGGTCTATTACTATAAACAACTACCAATTCAAAACATGCTTGATTTTGATTTCCTTTGCG ggAGGGAAACACCATCAGTTGCTGCAATCATTAACCCTGCTGGTGCTGGCGGATTTCATAACTTATTTTTTGGCCAACACCAAATCCTCATACCACTCTATTCTAg TGTTGAAGATGCTTGTGCTGTCCATCCTACTGCTGATGTGTTTATAGATTTTGGTTCGCACAGAAG TGCTGCTACATCATCCAAGCTTGCACTTACACAAGCTACCATCAGAATAGTAGCTATTATAGCTGACGGTATCCCTGAATCAGACCTCATGGAACTGATTGATTATGCCAAGTCAAACAACAAG ATTGTTATCGGGCCAGCAACTATTGGTGCTATTAAAGCAGGAGCTTTCAAAATCGGTGACACTGGTGGAACAATTGACAATATTATTCAATTCAAGCTGTATAGACCTGGCTCTATCGGTTTTGTATCCAATTCT GGTGGCATGGCTAATGAGTTATACCACATGATCGCACGTGTGACCGATGGAATCCATGAAG GTATTACTATCGGAGGAGATGCTTTCCCAATCTGTATGATCTCCGATCATGTTTTGCGTTTCAACAACATCTATCAG GTAAAGATGATAGTTGTGGTTGTGGAAGCCGTGCAGTCCTTAGTAGAAGTTCTTACATCAGGAAAAATCAACAAACCAGTATGTGTATTATGGATCAATAATGTGCGGCTCTTCAAGTCTGGGGATCAATTCAATATTTCT CAGGGAGACGAGAGCAGTTGTGGTCAATTGGAAGCTCTTAAGGATGCCGGGGCAATTGTCTCCTCATCATACGAAACATTTGAAGTTTCAATCAAACAAACATTTAACAAGTTG ACCGAGGAAGGCAAGATTGTGCCAATTATTAAGGAAGTCACTCCTCCTCAAATCCCCGAGGATCTCACCACAGCAATGAAGAGTGGAAAAGTGAGAGTGCCAACTCGTATCGTGTCAACCATTTCTGACGAAAGAG GTGTAGATGTACAATATGCTGGAGTACCATTATGCGTTATGCTTGAAAAAGGAATGGGGATTGGTGATGTCATTTCCTTATTATGGTTCAAACGAAGTCTTCCCCACTACTGCACAAAATTCATGGAG ATTTGTATCATATTATGTGCTGATCATGGTCCATGTGTATCTGGTGCTCACAACTCTATTGTAACTTCAAGGGCTGGAAAAGATCTTGTATCCTGTCTAGTTTCTG GCTTGCTAACAATCGGCCCCCGTTTTGGTGGTGCCGTTGATGATGCTGCTCGGTATTTCAAGGATGCTTATGACAGG AATCTTTCGCCATATGAGTTTGTTGAAGGTATGAAAAAGAAGGGTATTCGTGTTCCAGGAATAGGACATAG GATTAAGAGAGGCGATAACAGAGATAAACGAGTGGAGTTGCTTCAACAGTTTGGTTACACGAATTTCCCGTCAACCAAGTACATGGATTATGCAGTTAAGGTTGAGACCTACACTCTATCGAAGGCAAACAACTTGGTGATGAATATAGACGGTGCCATTGCTACCCTTTTCTTGGATCTGCTTGCTGGTAGTGGGTTATTTAGCAAACAAGAAATCGACGAGATAGTAAGCATTGGTTACCTCAACGGGCTCTTCGTGTTGGCTCGTTCAATCGGTCTCATTGG GCATACATTAGATCAGAAGAGGTTGAAGCAGCCGCTGTATCGTCATCCTTGGGAAGATGTTCTTTATGCCTGCCATGTGAAATGA
- the LOC122581282 gene encoding ATP-citrate synthase beta chain protein 1-like isoform X2, giving the protein MAVGRQLFSHTTQALVYYYKQLPIQNMLDFDFLCGRETPSVAAIINPAGAGGFHNLFFGQHQILIPLYSSVEDACAVHPTADVFIDFGSHRSAATSSKLALTQATIRIVAIIADGIPESDLMELIDYAKSNNKIVIGPATIGAIKAGAFKIGDTGGTIDNIIQFKLYRPGSIGFVSNSGGMANELYHMIARVTDGIHEGITIGGDAFPICMISDHVLRFNNIYQVKMIVVVVEAVQSLVEVLTSGKINKPVCVLWINNVRLFKSGDQFNISGDESSCGQLEALKDAGAIVSSSYETFEVSIKQTFNKLTEEGKIVPIIKEVTPPQIPEDLTTAMKSGKVRVPTRIVSTISDERGVDVQYAGVPLCVMLEKGMGIGDVISLLWFKRSLPHYCTKFMEICIILCADHGPCVSGAHNSIVTSRAGKDLVSCLVSGLLTIGPRFGGAVDDAARYFKDAYDRNLSPYEFVEGMKKKGIRVPGIGHRIKRGDNRDKRVELLQQFGYTNFPSTKYMDYAVKVETYTLSKANNLVMNIDGAIATLFLDLLAGSGLFSKQEIDEIVSIGYLNGLFVLARSIGLIGHTLDQKRLKQPLYRHPWEDVLYACHVK; this is encoded by the exons atggccgtCGGACGTCAACTTTTCAGCCATACAACACAAGCATTGGTCTATTACTATAAACAACTACCAATTCAAAACATGCTTGATTTTGATTTCCTTTGCG ggAGGGAAACACCATCAGTTGCTGCAATCATTAACCCTGCTGGTGCTGGCGGATTTCATAACTTATTTTTTGGCCAACACCAAATCCTCATACCACTCTATTCTAg TGTTGAAGATGCTTGTGCTGTCCATCCTACTGCTGATGTGTTTATAGATTTTGGTTCGCACAGAAG TGCTGCTACATCATCCAAGCTTGCACTTACACAAGCTACCATCAGAATAGTAGCTATTATAGCTGACGGTATCCCTGAATCAGACCTCATGGAACTGATTGATTATGCCAAGTCAAACAACAAG ATTGTTATCGGGCCAGCAACTATTGGTGCTATTAAAGCAGGAGCTTTCAAAATCGGTGACACTGGTGGAACAATTGACAATATTATTCAATTCAAGCTGTATAGACCTGGCTCTATCGGTTTTGTATCCAATTCT GGTGGCATGGCTAATGAGTTATACCACATGATCGCACGTGTGACCGATGGAATCCATGAAG GTATTACTATCGGAGGAGATGCTTTCCCAATCTGTATGATCTCCGATCATGTTTTGCGTTTCAACAACATCTATCAG GTAAAGATGATAGTTGTGGTTGTGGAAGCCGTGCAGTCCTTAGTAGAAGTTCTTACATCAGGAAAAATCAACAAACCAGTATGTGTATTATGGATCAATAATGTGCGGCTCTTCAAGTCTGGGGATCAATTCAATATTTCT GGAGACGAGAGCAGTTGTGGTCAATTGGAAGCTCTTAAGGATGCCGGGGCAATTGTCTCCTCATCATACGAAACATTTGAAGTTTCAATCAAACAAACATTTAACAAGTTG ACCGAGGAAGGCAAGATTGTGCCAATTATTAAGGAAGTCACTCCTCCTCAAATCCCCGAGGATCTCACCACAGCAATGAAGAGTGGAAAAGTGAGAGTGCCAACTCGTATCGTGTCAACCATTTCTGACGAAAGAG GTGTAGATGTACAATATGCTGGAGTACCATTATGCGTTATGCTTGAAAAAGGAATGGGGATTGGTGATGTCATTTCCTTATTATGGTTCAAACGAAGTCTTCCCCACTACTGCACAAAATTCATGGAG ATTTGTATCATATTATGTGCTGATCATGGTCCATGTGTATCTGGTGCTCACAACTCTATTGTAACTTCAAGGGCTGGAAAAGATCTTGTATCCTGTCTAGTTTCTG GCTTGCTAACAATCGGCCCCCGTTTTGGTGGTGCCGTTGATGATGCTGCTCGGTATTTCAAGGATGCTTATGACAGG AATCTTTCGCCATATGAGTTTGTTGAAGGTATGAAAAAGAAGGGTATTCGTGTTCCAGGAATAGGACATAG GATTAAGAGAGGCGATAACAGAGATAAACGAGTGGAGTTGCTTCAACAGTTTGGTTACACGAATTTCCCGTCAACCAAGTACATGGATTATGCAGTTAAGGTTGAGACCTACACTCTATCGAAGGCAAACAACTTGGTGATGAATATAGACGGTGCCATTGCTACCCTTTTCTTGGATCTGCTTGCTGGTAGTGGGTTATTTAGCAAACAAGAAATCGACGAGATAGTAAGCATTGGTTACCTCAACGGGCTCTTCGTGTTGGCTCGTTCAATCGGTCTCATTGG GCATACATTAGATCAGAAGAGGTTGAAGCAGCCGCTGTATCGTCATCCTTGGGAAGATGTTCTTTATGCCTGCCATGTGAAATGA